In Archangium violaceum, the following are encoded in one genomic region:
- a CDS encoding BatA domain-containing protein: MTFAHPWMLLGALAALIPLLVHLFDRRRPRPHPFGPLAFVLRSQKRTASRLKLKRLLLYALRTLILLALPVALARPEWKQDAQAAAVVKGPAATAIVLDASLSMRWSDGTSLFERGRDEARDALADLRPEEPATVLVCTGSAQPPGPPAFDRSKLRQAIDEAQPTYAAADLSRCLDLAARALEESPIAGKRLVVVSDLTAGSMRLEAPTPTVKGPTGEAIRPEVVLRDAANGKDSLPNHALVDLKVEPALQAGPRAFVFTFTVKNFSEAPLKDLEAAVRTGDTTLGKGFVDVPAHGTAQKSLTVRFQQGGTVSGYGTLTPDGLAEDDRRAFVLAVPRPLKALVVNGAPHATRYRDEAFFMEAALSAPGSPVQAAVRDAEAGWREEFGNYDVVYLLNVPAPDETAAAKLRTFVENGGGLFVSMGDHVDPEAYNTRIGALLPRNLRLVRTSVNRDDPDADDKAAKLAQVRVETPLFAPFTGQAEEGLVGARFYRYMLLEADGSGAAQGASQVLATYEDGAPAVAVARRGKGRVALFTSTVDRDWSDFAIRTSFLPLMQRFAAYLAGSLEEREEQRVRVGETLSLRPEGAAQAVSAVKGPDGTEVPAKAQPDGTVLVGPVEQPGTFSVLGADGKPVPALAFAATLDPAESDLSRLPQDALSAHFGEETVKASSADAERPPVPLWTWLIVAAAFAFFLEGTLLRK, encoded by the coding sequence GTGACCTTCGCCCATCCGTGGATGCTGCTGGGCGCGCTGGCGGCGCTGATTCCGCTGCTCGTCCACCTCTTCGACCGGCGGCGGCCCCGCCCCCACCCCTTCGGGCCCCTGGCCTTCGTGCTGCGCAGCCAGAAGCGCACCGCCAGCCGGCTCAAGCTCAAGCGGCTGCTGCTGTACGCGCTGCGGACCTTGATTCTGCTCGCGCTGCCGGTGGCCCTGGCGCGGCCCGAGTGGAAGCAGGACGCGCAGGCGGCGGCGGTGGTGAAGGGCCCGGCGGCCACGGCCATCGTGCTGGATGCGTCGCTGTCCATGCGCTGGTCGGATGGAACCTCGCTCTTCGAGCGCGGCCGGGACGAGGCGCGCGACGCGCTGGCGGACCTGCGCCCCGAGGAGCCCGCGACGGTACTGGTGTGCACGGGCTCGGCCCAGCCCCCCGGGCCTCCGGCCTTCGACCGGTCCAAGCTGCGTCAGGCCATCGACGAAGCACAGCCCACGTACGCGGCGGCGGATCTGTCGCGCTGCCTGGACCTGGCGGCTCGGGCGCTGGAGGAGAGCCCCATCGCGGGCAAGCGCCTGGTGGTGGTGTCGGACCTGACGGCCGGCTCCATGCGCCTGGAGGCGCCGACGCCGACGGTGAAGGGCCCCACGGGTGAGGCGATCCGTCCCGAGGTGGTGCTGCGCGACGCGGCCAACGGGAAGGACTCGCTGCCCAACCACGCGCTGGTGGACTTGAAGGTGGAGCCCGCGCTGCAGGCGGGACCGCGCGCCTTCGTGTTCACCTTCACGGTGAAGAACTTCAGCGAAGCGCCTCTGAAGGATCTGGAAGCGGCGGTGCGCACGGGCGACACCACGCTGGGCAAGGGCTTCGTGGACGTGCCGGCCCATGGCACGGCGCAGAAGTCGCTGACGGTGCGCTTCCAGCAGGGCGGCACGGTGTCTGGGTATGGGACCCTGACGCCGGATGGACTGGCCGAGGACGACCGGCGGGCCTTCGTGCTCGCGGTGCCGCGGCCGCTCAAGGCGCTGGTGGTGAACGGAGCGCCGCACGCCACGCGCTACCGGGACGAGGCCTTCTTCATGGAGGCGGCGCTGTCGGCCCCGGGCTCGCCGGTGCAGGCGGCGGTGCGCGACGCCGAGGCCGGGTGGCGCGAGGAGTTCGGCAACTACGACGTCGTGTACCTGCTGAACGTACCGGCGCCGGACGAGACCGCGGCGGCGAAGCTGCGGACCTTCGTGGAGAACGGCGGCGGCCTCTTCGTCAGCATGGGCGACCACGTGGACCCCGAGGCGTACAACACGCGCATCGGCGCGCTGCTGCCGCGCAACCTGCGGCTGGTGCGCACCAGCGTGAACCGCGACGACCCGGACGCGGATGACAAGGCCGCGAAGCTGGCGCAGGTGCGCGTCGAGACTCCGCTCTTCGCGCCCTTCACGGGACAGGCCGAGGAGGGCCTCGTGGGCGCGCGCTTCTACCGGTACATGCTGCTGGAGGCGGACGGGAGCGGCGCGGCCCAGGGCGCGAGCCAGGTGCTGGCCACGTACGAGGACGGTGCTCCGGCGGTGGCCGTGGCGCGGCGGGGCAAGGGCCGGGTGGCGCTCTTCACCAGCACGGTGGACCGCGACTGGAGCGACTTCGCCATCCGCACGAGCTTCCTGCCGCTGATGCAGCGCTTCGCCGCGTACCTGGCGGGCTCGCTGGAGGAGCGCGAGGAGCAGCGGGTGCGCGTGGGCGAGACGCTGTCACTGCGGCCCGAGGGCGCGGCCCAGGCCGTGTCCGCGGTGAAGGGCCCGGACGGCACGGAGGTGCCCGCCAAGGCGCAACCGGACGGCACGGTGCTCGTGGGTCCGGTGGAGCAGCCGGGGACGTTCTCCGTGCTGGGCGCGGACGGAAAGCCCGTGCCCGCGCTGGCCTTCGCCGCGACGCTCGACCCGGCCGAGAGTGACTTGAGCCGGCTGCCGCAGGACGCGCTCTCCGCGCACTTCGGCGAGGAGACGGTGAAGGCCTCGAGCGCGGACGCGGAGCGCCCGCCCGTGCCCCTGTGGACCTGGCTCATCGTCGCCGCCGCGTTCGCCTTCTTCTTGGAGGGCACGCTGCTGCGCAAGTAG
- a CDS encoding DUF58 domain-containing protein, with product MLLDAQTLARLQGVKLRARAVMEGVLSGLHKSPHQGQSVEFAEHKEYAPGDELRHLDWKAYGKFDKYYVKRFEHETNLRAVMVVDASASMGYRSGALSKLDVATTLAGALCYLLVRQQDAAGLALMTQGRFQDVPPRASAGHLNVLLDALERTSPNGGTNLISAADHLAEVLPRRSSVVVLSDFLDENQDALKRILALRQRKNDVSVFHLVDPAELTFPFDDPTLFLDMEGEGRIEVNPREIKQSYLEEFGTFLANVKSACAEADVDYELVRTDERLDEVLLRYLGRRGRRR from the coding sequence ATGTTGCTGGATGCCCAGACGCTGGCCCGCCTGCAGGGCGTGAAGCTGCGCGCCCGCGCGGTGATGGAGGGGGTGCTGTCCGGCCTCCACAAGAGCCCCCACCAGGGCCAGAGCGTGGAGTTCGCCGAGCACAAGGAGTACGCGCCCGGTGACGAGCTGCGCCACCTGGACTGGAAGGCCTACGGCAAGTTCGACAAGTACTACGTCAAGCGCTTCGAGCACGAGACGAACCTGCGCGCCGTCATGGTGGTGGATGCGTCCGCCTCCATGGGCTACCGCAGCGGCGCGCTCTCGAAGCTCGACGTGGCCACCACCCTGGCCGGCGCGCTGTGCTACCTGCTGGTGCGCCAGCAGGACGCCGCCGGCCTCGCGCTCATGACCCAGGGGCGCTTCCAGGACGTGCCCCCGCGCGCCTCCGCCGGCCACCTCAACGTGCTGCTGGACGCGCTCGAGCGCACCTCGCCCAACGGGGGCACCAATCTCATCTCCGCCGCGGACCACCTCGCCGAGGTGCTCCCGCGCCGCTCCTCCGTCGTCGTGCTGTCCGACTTCCTCGACGAGAACCAGGACGCGCTCAAGCGGATCCTGGCCCTGCGGCAGCGCAAGAACGACGTGTCCGTGTTCCACCTGGTGGACCCCGCCGAGCTCACCTTCCCCTTCGATGACCCCACGCTCTTCCTCGACATGGAGGGCGAGGGCCGCATCGAGGTGAACCCGCGTGAAATCAAGCAGAGCTACCTGGAGGAGTTCGGCACCTTCCTGGCGAACGTGAAGTCGGCCTGCGCGGAGGCGGACGTGGACTACGAGCTGGTGCGCACCGACGAGCGCCTGGACGAGGTGCTGCTGCGCTACCTGGGCCGGCGCGGGAGGCGACGGTGA
- a CDS encoding AAA family ATPase, which yields MENAAPIAPPPVPEATSEDLKAVEELARAKAQILGQIEKRVVGQRDVVEHLLIALFARGHCLFVGVPGLAKTLLISTLADVLNLSFNRIQFTPDLMPSDITGTDILEEDKATGHRAFRFLKGPLFANIILADEVNRTPPKTQAALLQAMQEYRVTAGGRTYPLELPFLVFATQNPIEQEGTYPLPEAQLDRFMFLVDVGYPTAEEEVEIVKATTGGSQPQLEKILSPEKILALQTLVRRVPVPDHVVRYAVELVRHTRPKEPGVPEFISKNVSWGAGPRASQYLVLAAKARAILNGRFVASVEDVKAVARPVLRHRVLPNFTAESEGTTSVKLVDQLVSLVKG from the coding sequence ATGGAAAACGCCGCCCCCATCGCCCCGCCGCCGGTACCGGAAGCCACCAGCGAGGACCTCAAGGCCGTCGAGGAGCTCGCCCGGGCCAAAGCTCAAATCCTCGGGCAGATCGAGAAGCGCGTCGTCGGGCAGCGGGACGTGGTGGAGCACCTGCTCATCGCGCTCTTCGCCCGCGGCCACTGCCTCTTCGTCGGCGTGCCCGGCCTGGCCAAGACGCTGCTCATCTCCACCCTGGCGGACGTCCTCAACCTGTCCTTCAACCGCATCCAGTTCACGCCGGACCTGATGCCCTCGGACATCACCGGCACGGACATCCTCGAGGAGGACAAGGCCACCGGGCACCGCGCCTTCCGCTTCCTCAAGGGCCCGCTGTTCGCCAACATCATCCTCGCCGACGAGGTGAACCGCACCCCGCCCAAGACGCAGGCCGCCCTGCTGCAGGCCATGCAGGAGTACCGCGTCACCGCCGGTGGCCGCACCTACCCGCTGGAGCTGCCCTTCCTCGTCTTCGCCACGCAGAACCCCATCGAGCAGGAGGGCACCTACCCGCTGCCCGAGGCCCAGCTCGACCGCTTCATGTTCCTGGTGGACGTGGGCTACCCCACCGCCGAGGAGGAGGTGGAGATCGTCAAGGCCACCACCGGCGGCTCGCAGCCACAGCTGGAGAAGATCCTCTCGCCCGAGAAGATCCTCGCGTTGCAGACGCTGGTGCGCCGGGTGCCGGTGCCGGACCACGTGGTGCGCTACGCGGTGGAGCTGGTGCGCCACACGCGGCCCAAGGAGCCGGGCGTGCCGGAGTTCATCTCGAAGAACGTCTCGTGGGGCGCGGGGCCTCGCGCCAGCCAGTACCTGGTGCTGGCGGCCAAGGCGCGCGCCATCCTCAACGGGCGCTTCGTCGCCTCGGTGGAGGACGTGAAGGCCGTGGCCCGCCCGGTGCTGCGCCACCGCGTGCTGCCCAACTTCACCGCCGAGAGCGAGGGCACCACCTCGGTGAAGCTGGTGGACCAGCTCGTCTCACTGGTGAAGGGATAG